The following coding sequences lie in one Halorhabdus rudnickae genomic window:
- a CDS encoding DUF6276 family protein has translation MDCPDCGAELLAFRVPADQREYLPGDEPGVAICPQCLHLIPVGKPPADLPDFRAIDDAFPAQAEAAIPMALALGLLSSLAIHRQEISMLLSEVERAGVDPLLVVDRLAVADGVQTPIDLEGRRRQLEQLR, from the coding sequence ATGGACTGTCCGGACTGCGGTGCGGAACTACTCGCCTTCCGAGTTCCGGCCGATCAGCGGGAGTACCTGCCCGGCGACGAGCCGGGCGTAGCGATCTGTCCCCAATGTCTCCACCTCATCCCGGTCGGGAAGCCACCCGCGGACCTCCCCGATTTCCGGGCCATCGACGACGCCTTCCCGGCCCAGGCGGAGGCAGCGATCCCGATGGCACTCGCGCTGGGCTTGCTTTCGTCGCTAGCGATCCATCGCCAGGAGATCTCGATGCTGCTCTCCGAGGTCGAACGGGCGGGCGTCGACCCGCTGTTGGTCGTCGACCGGCTGGCAGTCGCCGACGGCGTCCAGACGCCGATCGACCTCGAAGGGCGACGCCGACAGCTCGAACAACTACGCTGA
- the twy1 gene encoding 4-demethylwyosine synthase TYW1: MTEDARQVTDPDYHSEGHTAAQTCGWTDNALQGEGRCYKYAFYGIRSHRCIQMTPVVRCNERCVFCWRDHAGHTYELDDVEWDDPEAVVDASIALQRKLLSGYGGNDAVPRERFEEAMEPRHVAISLDGEPTLYPHLPELIEAFHDRSITTFLVSNGTDPEMLAECEPTQLYVSVDAADRQTFDDVVKAVDEDAWDRLIETLDVLAEKEDTRTVLRTTLIDGYNMHRPAWYAGMAARADVDFYELKAYMHVGHSRGRLDRSAMPDHEDVIEFTEAVGEYLPDHDVLKDSADSRVTMLAREKDTWVEELAPESDFWEQETTADWTPKGGQS; the protein is encoded by the coding sequence ATGACTGAAGACGCCCGCCAGGTCACCGATCCTGACTACCACAGCGAGGGCCACACCGCCGCCCAGACCTGCGGGTGGACCGACAACGCCCTCCAGGGAGAGGGGCGTTGCTATAAGTACGCATTCTACGGCATTCGTTCCCATCGCTGCATCCAGATGACGCCCGTCGTCCGGTGTAACGAGCGCTGTGTCTTCTGCTGGCGCGATCACGCCGGCCACACCTACGAACTCGACGATGTCGAGTGGGACGACCCCGAGGCGGTCGTCGACGCCTCAATCGCCCTCCAGCGCAAGCTCCTCTCGGGATACGGCGGCAACGACGCGGTCCCACGCGAGCGCTTCGAGGAGGCGATGGAACCCCGTCACGTCGCCATCTCGCTGGACGGCGAGCCGACGCTGTACCCTCACCTGCCCGAACTCATCGAGGCCTTCCACGATCGGTCGATTACGACCTTTCTGGTCTCGAACGGTACCGATCCCGAGATGCTGGCGGAATGTGAACCGACACAGCTGTACGTCTCCGTCGACGCTGCTGACCGACAAACGTTCGACGACGTCGTCAAAGCAGTCGACGAGGATGCCTGGGATCGCCTCATCGAGACACTCGATGTCCTCGCCGAGAAAGAGGATACTCGGACAGTTTTGCGGACAACGCTGATCGACGGTTACAACATGCATCGGCCGGCGTGGTACGCCGGGATGGCCGCCCGCGCGGATGTCGATTTCTACGAATTGAAGGCCTACATGCACGTCGGCCACTCGCGGGGTCGTCTTGACCGGTCAGCGATGCCCGACCACGAGGACGTGATCGAGTTCACCGAGGCGGTCGGCGAGTACCTGCCCGACCACGACGTGCTGAAGGACTCGGCCGACTCCCGGGTCACAATGCTCGCCCGTGAGAAAGACACCTGGGTCGAGGAACTCGCCCCGGAAAGTGACTTCTGGGAGCAAGAGACGACAGCCGATTGGACGCCGAAGGGTGGCCAATCCTGA
- a CDS encoding GNAT family N-acetyltransferase translates to MPGPAFRLGDTVALHPWEDEDVDFYHENRNSAAVRRPLTDVNPRTRHQVTEHFEEEVYDGDGDDDDMDFLVCTGSPEALRTGDTDAVTRVGQVAISWVNRPHDVGMLMYWAAPSQQGNGYISEATRLLLDHAFGERRLHKVWAMVVEPNRASQAVLEKLGFQQEGHYREETFYEGEYVDARRYAVLAEEWLDGR, encoded by the coding sequence ATGCCGGGTCCAGCGTTCCGTCTGGGGGACACCGTCGCCCTGCACCCGTGGGAGGACGAGGATGTCGACTTTTATCACGAAAACCGCAACAGCGCGGCGGTCCGCCGTCCGCTCACCGACGTCAACCCGCGGACTCGCCACCAGGTGACCGAACACTTCGAAGAGGAAGTCTACGACGGCGACGGCGACGACGATGACATGGACTTTCTCGTCTGTACGGGATCACCCGAGGCGTTGCGGACCGGTGATACCGACGCGGTGACCCGCGTCGGTCAGGTCGCCATCTCGTGGGTCAACCGCCCCCACGATGTCGGGATGCTCATGTACTGGGCCGCCCCGTCCCAGCAGGGCAACGGGTACATTTCCGAGGCGACGCGGCTGTTGCTCGATCACGCCTTCGGCGAGCGTCGCCTCCACAAGGTGTGGGCGATGGTCGTCGAACCCAACAGGGCCTCCCAGGCCGTTCTCGAGAAACTCGGCTTCCAGCAAGAGGGCCACTACCGCGAGGAAACGTTCTACGAAGGCGAGTACGTCGACGCCCGTCGGTACGCCGTCCTCGCCGAGGAGTGGCTGGACGGGCGCTGA
- a CDS encoding MinD/ParA family ATP-binding protein has product MSGHVFTIAGGKGGVGKTTTAVNVGAALQEADYDVVTVDADLGMANMAAMLGVEFDNSLHEVLAEESAISDTLTEGPGGLTVVPGEQSLEAFADADPAKLRKVVKTLVNAYDVVLIDTGAGLSHEATVPLGLADSVLLVTTPDEVAVGDANKTAGLAKRVDGTVIGSVLTRANGPEDIEAVASDLEHDLLAVIPEDAEATSDEPLVLHSSDSPAAEAYRRLAASLVRILEGESAKTVVDEETEWFPSEEESENAAEEDTDDDDESGGVFGVFGR; this is encoded by the coding sequence ATGTCGGGACACGTCTTCACTATCGCGGGCGGTAAGGGCGGGGTTGGGAAGACCACGACGGCCGTCAACGTCGGTGCGGCCTTACAGGAGGCCGACTACGACGTCGTGACCGTCGACGCCGATCTCGGCATGGCGAACATGGCAGCCATGCTCGGCGTCGAGTTCGACAACAGCCTCCATGAGGTACTCGCCGAGGAGTCGGCGATCAGCGACACGCTCACCGAGGGGCCAGGCGGACTCACGGTCGTGCCGGGCGAGCAGAGCCTCGAGGCCTTCGCCGACGCCGACCCGGCCAAACTCCGGAAGGTCGTCAAGACGCTGGTCAACGCCTACGACGTGGTGTTAATCGATACGGGTGCCGGCCTGAGTCACGAGGCGACCGTCCCGCTGGGGCTGGCCGACAGCGTCCTGTTGGTGACCACGCCCGACGAGGTCGCCGTCGGCGACGCGAACAAGACCGCCGGGCTCGCAAAGCGCGTCGACGGCACGGTTATCGGCTCGGTCCTGACGCGGGCGAACGGCCCCGAGGACATCGAGGCCGTCGCTTCCGACCTCGAACACGACCTCCTGGCCGTGATCCCGGAAGATGCCGAGGCGACGTCGGACGAACCGCTCGTGTTGCATTCGTCGGACAGTCCGGCCGCCGAAGCGTACCGTCGGCTGGCGGCGTCGCTCGTTCGCATCCTCGAGGGCGAGTCGGCCAAGACCGTCGTTGACGAGGAGACCGAGTGGTTCCCCAGCGAGGAAGAAAGCGAGAACGCGGCCGAGGAAGACACGGACGATGATGACGAATCGGGTGGCGTCTTCGGCGTCTTCGGTCGGTGA
- the argS gene encoding arginine--tRNA ligase codes for MFLTLRDEVETALSRALAALDLPTDDLGIERPPEDVPAVLASSAPYRLADVAGAPPPEIAANLASEIDPDEYEYVGSVETQGPYVNFLPSDRYFEATLTAAQADDYGTLEATGESVVVEHTSANPTGPVHVGRARNPIVGDALARVLAYAGNDVDVHYYVNDAGRQIAVFTWAYETFTEAALPEPERDAPEYKMVRYYRKANEYLEAADEPEREAAEDEIQAILQGLEAGEEETYERVSEVVDTVLGGMCDTLGRLPAEFDEFVKETRFMRDGSTDDVVDRLQELEAAVFEEDAWQLDLPDFEKNLVFLRSDGTSLYTTRDLAHHEWKFEHYDRAVTVLGEDHKLQADQLSATLELLGHDTDRLQQVFYSWVNLPEGGMSTREGTGVDLDDLLDEAIDRARQEVEDRLEGRQRSDDLDSADVERIAHQVGIGAVRYDVVAKQPTKGITFEWDRALDFEAQSAPYVQYVHARCCGIIEEGNAAGYEVPESVSAETLTTDEERDLLREIARFPGVIEQAADELRPHVVATYTRDIAEAFNVFYRECPVLDADDETRAARLALVAAAQTTVANALDVLGVAAPESM; via the coding sequence ATGTTCCTGACACTCCGCGACGAGGTCGAGACCGCGCTCTCGAGGGCGCTTGCGGCGCTCGATCTGCCGACCGACGATCTGGGGATCGAACGCCCCCCGGAGGACGTCCCGGCAGTCTTGGCCTCGAGTGCTCCCTATCGACTCGCCGATGTGGCTGGCGCGCCGCCACCGGAGATCGCTGCCAATCTCGCCAGTGAGATCGATCCCGACGAGTACGAGTACGTGGGGAGTGTCGAGACCCAGGGGCCGTACGTCAACTTCCTCCCGAGCGACCGTTACTTCGAAGCGACACTGACGGCCGCCCAGGCTGACGACTACGGCACGCTCGAAGCCACAGGGGAGTCGGTCGTCGTCGAACACACCAGCGCCAACCCGACCGGACCGGTCCACGTCGGCCGAGCGCGCAACCCCATCGTCGGCGACGCGCTGGCCCGAGTTCTTGCCTACGCCGGTAACGACGTCGACGTTCACTACTACGTCAACGACGCTGGCCGCCAGATCGCGGTTTTCACCTGGGCCTACGAAACCTTCACAGAGGCGGCCCTCCCCGAACCGGAACGCGACGCTCCGGAATACAAAATGGTCCGGTACTACCGGAAGGCCAACGAGTACCTCGAGGCGGCGGACGAGCCTGAACGCGAGGCCGCCGAAGACGAGATCCAGGCGATCCTCCAGGGCCTGGAGGCGGGTGAGGAAGAGACCTACGAGCGCGTGAGCGAGGTCGTCGATACCGTTCTGGGCGGGATGTGCGACACTCTCGGACGATTGCCAGCCGAGTTCGACGAGTTCGTCAAGGAGACGCGGTTCATGCGCGACGGGTCGACCGACGATGTGGTCGATCGCCTGCAGGAACTTGAGGCGGCCGTCTTCGAGGAGGATGCCTGGCAACTCGACCTGCCGGACTTCGAGAAGAACCTCGTCTTCCTCCGGTCGGACGGCACGTCCCTATACACCACGCGGGATCTCGCTCACCACGAATGGAAGTTCGAGCACTACGACCGCGCAGTGACGGTGCTGGGTGAGGACCACAAACTCCAGGCCGATCAGCTCTCGGCGACGCTGGAGCTGCTTGGCCATGACACCGACCGGCTCCAGCAGGTCTTTTACTCGTGGGTCAATCTGCCCGAGGGCGGCATGAGCACTCGGGAGGGGACGGGCGTCGACCTCGACGACCTGCTCGACGAAGCCATCGATCGCGCACGCCAAGAGGTCGAGGACCGCCTGGAGGGCCGCCAGCGGAGCGACGATCTCGATTCTGCGGACGTCGAGCGCATCGCCCATCAGGTCGGGATCGGGGCCGTCCGGTACGACGTGGTGGCCAAACAGCCGACGAAAGGCATCACCTTCGAGTGGGACCGCGCGCTGGACTTCGAGGCACAGTCCGCGCCGTACGTCCAGTACGTCCACGCTCGTTGCTGTGGGATCATCGAGGAGGGGAATGCAGCTGGCTACGAGGTGCCCGAGAGCGTGAGCGCGGAGACGCTCACCACCGACGAGGAACGCGACTTGCTCCGGGAAATCGCACGATTTCCGGGTGTGATCGAGCAGGCAGCCGACGAACTTCGTCCGCACGTAGTCGCGACGTACACCCGCGATATTGCCGAGGCGTTCAACGTCTTCTACCGGGAGTGTCCCGTCCTCGATGCCGACGACGAGACACGGGCAGCGAGATTGGCGCTGGTCGCTGCCGCCCAGACGACCGTCGCGAACGCGCTCGATGTGCTCGGCGTCGCTGCTCCTGAATCGATGTGA
- a CDS encoding MarR family transcriptional regulator: MSIDRETFENTREDELKELSVPDQVLGFLVAHEDRAFEASEIASRTGIDDGAVSTALSRLKHRDLVEHKATYWAVTDDADRLDGYGGYERATALFNEQFGAEEKEAWREHAPREPHPNTENEQ; this comes from the coding sequence ATGTCTATCGACCGGGAGACCTTCGAGAACACACGCGAGGACGAACTCAAGGAACTATCCGTTCCGGACCAGGTCCTCGGATTCCTCGTGGCCCACGAGGACCGTGCGTTCGAGGCGAGCGAGATCGCCTCCCGGACTGGAATAGACGACGGTGCTGTCAGTACCGCACTGTCGCGCCTGAAGCATCGCGACCTCGTCGAACACAAGGCGACGTACTGGGCGGTGACAGACGACGCTGATCGACTTGACGGGTACGGTGGCTACGAGCGAGCGACGGCCCTGTTCAACGAGCAGTTTGGTGCAGAAGAGAAAGAAGCCTGGCGCGAACACGCGCCGAGGGAACCGCATCCGAACACGGAGAACGAACAGTGA
- a CDS encoding MFS transporter, producing the protein MVEASRTVLKYYFYRATSGPGFTYPIYTLFLLLNGLTFTEIGIIATVQSLVVVGGEIPTGWIGDRIGRRNSLAIAAVLFLISNAGYLVATDLWGFLFVFGTLSFGHTFVSGSASAWLYDTLEEHDITDEFTRISGRAGAVSKTVRAVTMIVGGLLYVVDPLYPFYAAVAFSLVNVAFVFVLPKNAAYAADRESDDEDGSLPLLEALPTIRDRITSRELRWFVVYMALFSGAVLTADMYIQPVVRDTLEQTYGAVLSSQGIPEAATLGFLYASFMIVSAIGSDYAAEVESVLGIKRAMYLLPLGIALFYLAPLVVPVAVFPMFFAMKASNSLIFPISSRYINDQIASVGRATVISAIAMVRAVAGVPFRVGSGVFADLFSPVAAVAVLGIVFVVCALPLFALAPPIRDDDVPADGVGSASPSEPPD; encoded by the coding sequence ATGGTCGAAGCGTCCAGAACTGTCCTGAAGTACTATTTCTATCGAGCGACGAGCGGCCCGGGATTCACCTATCCGATCTACACGCTATTCCTGCTGTTGAACGGGCTCACTTTCACCGAGATCGGAATCATCGCGACGGTCCAGTCTCTGGTCGTGGTCGGCGGAGAGATTCCGACAGGCTGGATCGGCGACCGGATCGGCCGGCGCAACAGCCTCGCGATCGCGGCCGTGTTGTTCCTGATCTCCAACGCGGGCTACCTCGTGGCGACGGACCTCTGGGGATTTCTGTTCGTCTTCGGCACGCTATCCTTTGGTCACACGTTCGTCTCGGGGAGCGCAAGCGCCTGGCTGTACGACACCCTTGAGGAACACGACATCACCGACGAGTTTACGCGTATCAGCGGCCGTGCCGGAGCGGTCAGCAAAACCGTTCGGGCGGTCACCATGATCGTCGGCGGCCTCCTGTACGTCGTCGACCCGCTTTATCCGTTCTACGCGGCTGTCGCGTTCAGTCTGGTGAACGTCGCGTTCGTCTTCGTGCTTCCGAAAAACGCCGCCTACGCGGCCGATCGCGAGAGTGACGATGAGGACGGATCGCTCCCTCTACTCGAGGCCCTGCCGACCATCCGAGACCGGATCACGTCGCGGGAACTCCGGTGGTTCGTCGTCTACATGGCGCTGTTTTCCGGTGCGGTATTGACCGCTGATATGTACATTCAACCAGTCGTCCGTGATACGCTGGAGCAGACCTACGGCGCGGTCCTTTCGAGCCAGGGGATCCCGGAAGCTGCGACGCTCGGATTCCTCTATGCATCGTTCATGATCGTCTCGGCTATCGGGAGCGACTACGCCGCCGAGGTCGAGTCCGTCCTGGGGATCAAGCGTGCGATGTACCTCCTCCCGCTGGGGATCGCCCTCTTCTATCTCGCCCCGCTGGTTGTCCCCGTCGCCGTCTTCCCCATGTTTTTCGCAATGAAAGCTTCGAACAGCCTCATCTTCCCGATTTCGAGTCGATATATCAACGATCAGATCGCCTCGGTCGGCCGGGCGACCGTCATCTCCGCCATCGCGATGGTCCGTGCCGTCGCGGGCGTCCCGTTCCGCGTCGGGAGCGGAGTGTTTGCGGATCTATTTTCGCCCGTCGCCGCCGTCGCTGTGCTGGGAATCGTCTTCGTCGTCTGTGCCCTCCCGCTGTTCGCGCTCGCGCCGCCGATCCGTGACGACGACGTTCCTGCAGACGGTGTCGGATCGGCGTCACCGTCCGAACCGCCGGACTGA
- a CDS encoding GNAT family N-acetyltransferase encodes MPGPVFQSGDRVDLHVVAETDLEAFTRARTDPDVRLPLGIDSPGNSDTVEEFYEESVSDDDSYWFTAGVDGDLVGAVSVPEVERTPGVADLSYWILPEHRREGYGREAVSLLLEYGFEELRLHRVQADSYATNSASRGLLESLGFTEEGRMRDAAFRDGRHVDIVRYGLLATEWRDA; translated from the coding sequence ATGCCCGGCCCCGTTTTCCAGTCCGGCGACCGCGTCGACCTCCACGTTGTCGCCGAAACCGATCTCGAAGCGTTCACACGCGCCCGAACGGATCCCGACGTTCGACTACCACTCGGTATCGATTCTCCCGGAAACAGCGACACGGTCGAGGAGTTCTACGAGGAGTCGGTATCTGACGACGACAGCTACTGGTTTACCGCTGGCGTGGACGGCGACCTCGTCGGTGCCGTCTCTGTTCCCGAGGTGGAGCGAACGCCCGGCGTGGCTGACCTCTCTTATTGGATCTTGCCGGAACACCGGCGCGAGGGGTACGGCCGTGAGGCGGTCTCGCTCCTCCTCGAGTACGGGTTCGAGGAACTCAGACTCCATCGCGTCCAGGCGGACAGCTACGCGACCAACAGCGCCTCACGAGGACTGCTGGAATCGCTCGGCTTCACCGAAGAAGGACGGATGCGCGACGCCGCCTTCCGGGATGGGAGACACGTCGACATCGTACGGTACGGATTGCTTGCGACCGAGTGGAGGGACGCCTGA
- a CDS encoding NADH-quinone oxidoreductase subunit B family protein has translation MSNTNPETQDDVTSESTTRRGFLELAGGASAGTLISKHVGEVEAAIRQVTGGDVEVVWLQGQSCTGCTISMLQGQHPALEDVLSEFRLAVTFHPTLMTETGESALDAMSKEPDVLIMEGAVPAGMPQAATVGHTDDGHSKPILDWVERLAPRAEYVVAVGNCAAFGGWLAAGHGRKRYDRGDNVTGAHGLQFQGRNRDGVLDPAFTSGAGLPVVNLQGCPPKPDTILLTLTMLLNGNPPELDEYNRPVTFYESPSQDGCSRRRHSDRGGSSGRHGRSGRGHFHRPRSAEKAHDEGPVQEDGRANSATYRDGREQPPNGGTNACLNGDGETR, from the coding sequence ATGTCGAATACGAACCCTGAAACGCAAGATGACGTGACTAGTGAGTCGACGACACGCCGGGGCTTCCTGGAACTCGCCGGAGGGGCTTCGGCCGGAACACTCATTTCCAAACATGTCGGGGAAGTCGAAGCCGCCATCCGGCAAGTGACAGGGGGTGACGTTGAGGTGGTCTGGCTGCAGGGGCAGTCCTGCACCGGGTGTACCATCTCGATGCTTCAGGGTCAGCACCCGGCCCTGGAGGACGTACTCAGCGAGTTCCGGCTGGCGGTGACGTTTCATCCCACGCTCATGACCGAGACGGGCGAGAGCGCTCTCGACGCAATGAGCAAAGAACCGGACGTGCTAATCATGGAGGGGGCAGTTCCCGCCGGCATGCCCCAGGCTGCTACCGTCGGTCACACTGATGATGGCCACAGTAAACCCATTCTCGACTGGGTCGAAAGATTGGCCCCACGGGCCGAGTACGTGGTTGCCGTCGGCAACTGCGCCGCCTTTGGCGGATGGCTAGCGGCTGGTCACGGGCGGAAAAGGTACGACAGGGGTGACAACGTCACGGGTGCCCACGGCCTTCAGTTTCAGGGCCGCAATCGGGATGGGGTCCTCGATCCGGCGTTTACTTCCGGGGCCGGATTGCCGGTCGTGAACCTCCAGGGGTGTCCGCCGAAACCCGACACCATTCTGTTGACGTTGACGATGCTTCTCAATGGGAACCCGCCGGAACTCGATGAGTACAACCGGCCGGTGACGTTCTACGAGTCGCCCAGCCAGGACGGCTGCTCGCGACGAAGACATTCCGATCGCGGTGGTTCGTCCGGTCGCCACGGCCGCTCGGGACGTGGGCACTTCCACCGCCCCAGGTCGGCCGAGAAAGCCCACGATGAAGGTCCTGTACAGGAGGACGGCCGTGCCAATTCCGCCACCTACCGCGACGGCAGAGAGCAGCCACCGAACGGCGGGACTAACGCCTGTCTGAACGGCGACGGCGAAACGAGGTGA
- a CDS encoding nickel-dependent hydrogenase large subunit: MPEITIDPTTRIEGHHATTLDVEDGVVQDAKSHMEMFRGVELVTLERPPSAVPDLTGKVCGVCFTCHRLTSSRAVEDAAMAAGVFDGVPRNAVLLRDAMEGIFYLWNHTIHLYALAGPDYSDAVAETGLTRLDPIEGDGYMEAMDHQRTLMKAFTEFGGRVPNSLTYVPGGMSADPDASTIQSIKDYVGTVSEWIGPTDAVPAVIENVRNGEFDPSLGSGLHDLVGMLYTAAEAGAAEYGVGPGRYYSNGVFRLPESEEFLFERGIYRDGSVEPKTKAEILDGITESTAYSWYTADSAGHPAEAKPPEPAPEKDGAYSWGKAPRYEGQTMEVGPLARLVVSDLDPFDLRAELGGGSAASSTLNRLIARTQEILIVRDNVLKLLDAIEPGKPFTAEWDDDFDGKGVSLFEASRGALSHWADIRNGQINQYQIITPTLWNMGPRDGDDTPGPLETALVGMEITDVETPLDVMRTIRSMDPCLACSVHLQTPAGEYETTLEPATPGAVGEGTTNTCDNADSVVGSAGSNTTNDRNDEITDER, translated from the coding sequence ATGCCAGAGATAACGATCGATCCGACGACGCGTATCGAGGGACATCACGCCACGACGCTCGACGTGGAGGACGGTGTGGTACAGGACGCAAAGAGCCACATGGAGATGTTCCGGGGCGTCGAATTGGTCACGCTCGAACGCCCGCCGTCAGCTGTCCCGGATCTCACGGGGAAGGTCTGTGGTGTCTGTTTCACCTGTCACAGACTAACCTCTTCGCGGGCGGTCGAGGACGCCGCGATGGCGGCCGGCGTCTTCGACGGCGTCCCGCGGAACGCAGTACTGCTTCGGGACGCGATGGAGGGGATATTCTACCTGTGGAATCACACGATCCACCTCTATGCGCTGGCCGGGCCGGACTACAGCGATGCCGTCGCAGAGACCGGCCTGACGCGCCTTGACCCCATAGAAGGTGACGGCTATATGGAGGCGATGGACCACCAGCGCACGCTGATGAAGGCCTTTACCGAGTTCGGCGGTCGCGTTCCGAATTCGCTGACGTACGTGCCTGGCGGGATGTCCGCCGATCCCGACGCCTCGACCATTCAGTCGATCAAAGATTACGTTGGAACGGTAAGCGAGTGGATCGGCCCGACCGATGCTGTCCCTGCGGTGATCGAGAACGTCCGAAACGGGGAGTTCGATCCGTCGCTCGGTTCCGGACTCCACGATCTCGTCGGGATGTTGTACACTGCCGCCGAGGCAGGTGCCGCAGAGTACGGCGTGGGTCCCGGTCGGTACTACTCTAACGGCGTGTTCCGCCTCCCCGAAAGCGAGGAATTCCTCTTCGAACGCGGGATCTACCGCGATGGGTCGGTCGAACCAAAGACCAAAGCGGAGATCCTCGACGGGATCACCGAGAGTACAGCCTACTCTTGGTACACCGCTGACTCGGCTGGCCATCCTGCAGAGGCCAAGCCTCCCGAGCCCGCTCCCGAGAAAGACGGCGCGTATTCGTGGGGAAAGGCACCGCGCTACGAGGGCCAGACCATGGAAGTCGGTCCCCTGGCACGGCTCGTGGTCTCGGATCTCGATCCCTTCGACTTGCGGGCGGAGTTGGGTGGGGGGAGCGCGGCGAGTAGCACGCTCAATCGCCTCATTGCCCGCACTCAGGAGATCCTGATCGTTCGAGACAATGTCCTGAAACTGCTTGATGCGATCGAGCCTGGAAAGCCGTTCACGGCAGAGTGGGACGACGACTTTGACGGGAAGGGCGTCAGTCTGTTCGAAGCTTCTCGGGGCGCACTCTCACACTGGGCCGATATCCGAAACGGACAGATCAATCAGTACCAGATCATCACGCCAACGCTGTGGAACATGGGTCCCCGCGACGGCGACGATACGCCGGGTCCGCTCGAAACGGCGCTGGTCGGCATGGAGATTACAGATGTGGAGACGCCCCTCGACGTAATGCGGACGATCCGGTCGATGGATCCGTGCTTGGCCTGTTCGGTTCACCTCCAGACGCCGGCCGGCGAGTACGAGACGACTCTCGAACCAGCCACGCCAGGGGCCGTCGGCGAGGGGACGACCAACACGTGTGACAACGCCGATTCGGTGGTTGGGTCCGCGGGATCGAACACGACGAACGACCGTAACGACGAAATTACGGACGAACGATGA
- the prf1 gene encoding peptide chain release factor aRF-1 yields MSSQEQDGEQTDRQKYEFRKVIEELEDYRGSGTQLVTIYIPDDTLISEVVAHVTQEHSEASNIKSKETRTNVQDALKSIKDRLRYYDTRPPENGLVLFSGAIDTGGGRSDMITRVLESPPDPIQSFRYHCDSEFLTEPLEGMLADKGLFGLVVLDRREANVGWLKGKRVEPVKSASSLVPGKQRKGGQSAQRFARLRLEAIDNFYQEVAGMANDLFVPERHDLDGILVGGPSPTKDEFLDGDYLHHELQDMVLGKFDVSYTDESGLYDLVDAAEDVLAEHEILQDKQVMEEFFSELHDGEKATYGFDQTRQNLNMGSVEQLLISEDLRKDVATYDCSNGHTEYELLGRNAEVPDIACETCGEDMALDEREDAIEHLMELAGQRGTETVFVSTDFEKGEQLLTAFGGIAGILRYSTGV; encoded by the coding sequence ATGAGTAGTCAGGAACAGGACGGAGAGCAGACCGACCGGCAAAAGTACGAGTTCCGGAAGGTCATCGAGGAGCTGGAGGACTACCGAGGGTCGGGGACCCAGCTCGTGACCATCTACATCCCGGATGACACCCTGATCAGCGAGGTGGTCGCCCACGTCACCCAGGAACACAGCGAGGCCAGCAACATCAAATCGAAGGAGACCCGGACGAACGTCCAGGACGCCCTCAAGTCCATCAAGGACCGACTCAGATACTACGACACCAGGCCGCCGGAGAACGGTCTGGTTCTCTTTTCGGGCGCGATCGACACTGGCGGCGGCCGCAGCGACATGATCACTCGCGTCCTGGAGAGTCCGCCCGACCCCATCCAGTCGTTTCGCTACCACTGCGACTCGGAATTTCTCACCGAACCTCTAGAGGGGATGCTGGCTGACAAGGGCCTGTTCGGGCTGGTCGTCCTCGATCGCCGGGAGGCCAACGTCGGCTGGCTCAAGGGCAAGCGCGTCGAACCCGTCAAATCCGCTTCCTCGCTCGTCCCGGGCAAGCAACGGAAAGGTGGCCAGTCCGCCCAGCGATTCGCCCGCCTGCGTCTGGAGGCGATCGACAACTTCTACCAGGAGGTCGCTGGCATGGCCAATGACCTGTTCGTCCCGGAGCGCCACGACCTCGACGGGATCCTCGTCGGCGGTCCCTCTCCGACCAAAGACGAGTTCTTAGACGGTGACTACCTCCACCACGAACTCCAGGACATGGTACTTGGGAAGTTCGATGTGTCCTATACCGACGAGTCAGGGCTGTACGATCTCGTCGACGCCGCCGAGGACGTCCTGGCCGAACACGAGATCCTCCAGGACAAGCAGGTCATGGAGGAGTTCTTCTCGGAACTCCACGACGGCGAGAAGGCGACCTACGGGTTCGACCAGACCCGCCAGAACCTCAACATGGGATCGGTTGAACAGCTCCTCATCAGTGAGGACCTCCGGAAGGACGTCGCCACCTACGACTGTTCGAACGGACACACGGAGTACGAACTGCTCGGTCGAAACGCTGAGGTTCCCGACATCGCCTGCGAGACCTGCGGAGAGGACATGGCTCTCGATGAACGCGAGGACGCCATCGAACACCTCATGGAACTGGCCGGCCAGCGTGGGACCGAGACCGTGTTCGTCTCGACGGACTTCGAGAAGGGCGAACAGCTGTTGACGGCCTTTGGCGGTATTGCGGGTATCCTGCGGTACTCGACTGGCGTGTGA